CCGTTGTTTGGATATCTACTACTATATTTGATTGAATATTGGCAGTAATTCCGAATTTAAAAATCTCGCCCGAATAGACCTCTTTTGGCATATCCGAGGTTGTGATTATAAGCTGGCTTGGCTCTACCGTCTGATAAATTTGAGTTTCAGATATATTTATTTCAGGCTCGTTTGTGGGAGCTATAGTTTGCAGCGGAGCCTTTTTGATAACCTTTTCGCTTCTTTCGCCTCCCATCATATCAAAGATACTAGGTTCTTGCGCAATAGAAAAAACGGCTATCAAAGATAGGGCGATTTGTTTTAACAAACTAGCCCTTTAAGCATCCTAAGTCCGTCATCTCCACCTAAGATTTTCTCGCATGCTCTTTCCGGATGTGGCATAAGTCCGAAAATCTTTTTATTTTTATCACAAATTCCAGCGATACTATCTATCGAGCCGTTTGGATTTAGATCATTTCCATCTTTATCACAATATTTTAAAAGCACTTGCTCGTTGTCATACATGCTTTTTAAAGTATCTTCATCAGTATAGAAATTTCCTTCACCGTGAGCTATTGGCATGGCAACTATTTCTTCTTCTTGTAAATTTGAGAGAAATAAATTTTTGTTTGAAATTACTTTTAAATGGTGATACTTTGAAATGAAGCTCAAATTCTCATTTCTTCTCATTGCCCCATCAAGCAATTTTAGCTCTGTTAGCATTTGAAAACCATTGCAAATTCCTAGGATATATCCGCCTTTTTTAGCATGATCTACGACGGCTTTCATGGCTGGAGAAAATTTGGCAATAGCTGCCGTTCTTAGGTAGTCTCCATAGCTAAATCCACCAGGAAGAACTATCAAGTCCGCATTTATACTATCTTGCTTATGCCAGATGATTTCTGTTTCGCATCCTAAAAGATCAAATGCGTATTTTGTATCCGCTTCACAGTTTGTTCCTGGAAAAAGAACTATCGCTACTTTCATACTATTATCTCGTAATCTTCTATAACTGTGTTCGCTAAAAGCTCTTCACACATATTTGCAAGAGCTTTTTTAGCCTCATCTTTATCCTTAGCATTTATGTCAAGAACGATTTGTTTTCCGACTCTTACGTTTGATATACCGTTAAATCCGAGCGAGCCAAGTGCGTGTTCTACAGCCTTTCCTTGAGGATCCAAAACTCCATTTTTAAGCGATACGTTTACTATAGCTTTCATCTATACCCTTTATGATAAAATTCTTCTTAAAACCTCTTCGTAGGCTACTTTTACATTTCCAATATCTTGTCTAAATCTATCTTTGTCAAGCTTTTCATTTGTATCTGCATCCCAAAATCTGCAGCTGTCAGGACTAATTTCGTCTGCAAGTATAATATTTCCATCTTTATCTACGCCAAATTCGACTTTGAAATCAACAAGTTTTAACTTTCTATCCGCAAAAAATTTAAACAATACAGAATTTATCTCTCTACCTAGATGCTTTAGTCTATTAAGGTCATTTTCGCTCTTTACAAGCCCCATTGCCAAGCAGTGCTCATCGTTCACCAAAGGATCATGTAGTGCATCGTCTTTGTAATATAGCTCAACCAAAGCAAAAGGCAAAACTGTTCCGTCAGGTATAGCCAGGCGCTTAGTAAGTGAACCCGTAGCTATATTTCTTACTACTACTTCAAGAGGGATGATTTTGCATTTTTTAATCAGTTGTTCAGTATCGTTAAGTGTTTTTACCAAGTGAGTTTCTATACCCTTTTCTTTTAAAAGATTGAAAAGTTGCGTTGAAATTTTATTATTTAGAGCGCCTTTTCCAGCCTCGTTTCCTCTCTTTTGAGCGTCAAAAGCCGTTAAGTCGTCTTTAAACTCAGCTATCAAAAGATCCGCGTCATCAGTCGCGTACATCTTTTTGCCTTTTCCTTCGTAGATTAACTCTTTTTTCTCCATCCTGTTCTCCTTAAGTTATTTGATTTTTAACACTTTTATAGCATCTATAGCAGATTTTAGTTGCATGTCTTCATTTACTTTTGCTTGAGCCAGTATAGTTTTATCTTCTTTTGTTTCATCTTTTTTAGCTGTTAAATTCGCATCTTTTTTATGATCTGAAATTTTTGTTAGTTCATTTTCAAGATGTTTTTTTAACTCACTCTCTTTTATCGCAAACATACTTGATTCTTCCTGAGGAACCTTGCCGGGAAATACTTTTATATCCGGAGTTACACCTACTGCTTGTATTGTGCGTCCGCTTGGCAGGTAGTATCTAGCTATAGTAAGCCTTAGAGCCTCTTTGCCATCTACAGGTAATATTATCTGCACACTTCCTTTGCCAAAGGTGTTTTCTCCTACTACAACAGCTCTTTTGTGATCTTGTAGAGAACCGCTTACAATCTCGCTAGCGCTTGCACTTCCTCCATTTACTAATACAGCCAAAGGAAGATTTGTTATCTTGTTACTTCTTGATGCCTTGTATTCGGAATTTTCGCTCGAATTTCTTCCTTTTTGAGATACGATTATTCCGCTATCTACGAATAAATTTGTAAGTCCTACAGCTTGATTTAAAAGTCCACCAGGGTTATTACGAAGATCTAGAACAATACCTTCCGCTTTTGGATATTTTTTAATAAAATCTTCAGCTTTCTGAGTAACATGTTTATCGAAATTTGTTACTCTAAGATATAGTATATTTTCATTTTCTATCATCTTTGCGTATACTGATTCCACTGAGATTATGTCGCGAATTAGTTTTATGTCAAACGGCTTTGGCTCGCCTTTTCGCACTATAGTTATGGTAATTGGTGTCTTTGGTTTGCCACGCATCTTATTAACGGCTTCTTCTATCGTTGTGCCAAGAGTTGCGTTGCCATCTATCCTTAGGATGATATCTCCGCTTTTTACGCCTGCTTTATCTGCAGGAGTGCCTTCGATAGGCGATATAACTGTCAGTGCGCCATCTTTAATCCCTACCGTTATACCAAGTCCTCCAAATTCACCGTTTGTTTGCACTTGCATATCCTTAAAAGCTTTTTCGCTTAGATAGCCAGAATGTGCATCAAGATTGTTTAAAAGCCCTTCTATGGCTTTATCCACAATCTCTTTAAATTTCATATCGTCTACATAGTACTTTTCAACTGTTGATATTGTCTTTGTAAGTTTAGATAGAGCTTCTACTCTTGCACTCGCATCATCTTCATTGTTTTTTGCATTCAGGTTTGCTGTGATTAATGTGGCGGCAAGTGCTGCAGAAACCAACCCTGAAGTGAAAAAAATCCCTTTCTTGCTCAAAAAATTCTCCTATATATTAAATGGGTTTAATTATAGAAAAAATTGTATAAAATGTCGCTAAATTTAAGCTATTAGAGATTTAAAATTTAGAAATAAAAAGCTTAATGTTTATATCGATATGTAATACATATACTAATGAAACTTGACAATACTTCACTAAAGTTATATAATACTATTATTATAAAACTAAGGAGAATAAAATGGCAAACATAGGTGAAAGTTTAACCGTACAGATGCAAGAAGCTCTTGAAAACGGTATAAGTTTAGCCATACACGCTAAAAATCCACAAGTCGTGCCTTTGCACGTTTTTTGGGGCTTAGTGACGGACTCGGCTTCCATACTAAATCAAGTCTTCAACCAGATGTCGATCTCAAAAAATGCTGTTGATTTGGAGGTTAAGAGTAAAATTTCAAGCCTGGCAACCAGCTCAAATGTAAGCAAAGAAAATGTCCAAATTTCTCGCGAACTTTTAAATTCGCTTGAGAGCGCAAAAGCTCTTATGGTAAGTATGGGCGATAGCTTTATAGCGGTTGATACTTGGATAATTTCCGCTTTAGAGCTTAAAGAGATAAGAGAAATTTTGGCTAAATTTACCGATATTCTTGAGATCAAAAAGAGTTTAGAAGTCATTAGGGCAGGGCGAAAGATAGACACTCAAACAAGCGACGAAACTCTTGATAGTTTGGAAAAATTCGGTATCGATCTAACAAAAAAAGCGATAAATGCCGAGCTTGATCCGGTTATCGGGCGAGATGAAGAGATAACCAGGATGATGCAAATTCTAATAAGAAAGAGCAAAAACAATCCTATCTTGCTTGGTGAGCCTGGTGTCGGAAAAACAGCTATCGTTGAAGGATTAGCTCAAAAGATAGTTTCAAAAGACGTTCCCGTAAGTCTTATGAACAAGCGAGTTATCGCGCTTGATATGAGCGCTCTTATTGCGGGCGCAAAGTATAGGGGTGAATTTGAAGATAGATTAAAAGCCGTCATAAACGAAGTAAAAAGCGCGGGAAATATCATACTTTTTATCGATGAAATTCATACTATCGTAGGTGCGGGAGCGAGCGAGGGAAGTATGGACGCGGCAAACATCCTCAAGCCTGCACTTGCAAGAGGAGAGTTGCATGC
This Campylobacter sp. RM16192 DNA region includes the following protein-coding sequences:
- a CDS encoding S41 family peptidase gives rise to the protein MSKKGIFFTSGLVSAALAATLITANLNAKNNEDDASARVEALSKLTKTISTVEKYYVDDMKFKEIVDKAIEGLLNNLDAHSGYLSEKAFKDMQVQTNGEFGGLGITVGIKDGALTVISPIEGTPADKAGVKSGDIILRIDGNATLGTTIEEAVNKMRGKPKTPITITIVRKGEPKPFDIKLIRDIISVESVYAKMIENENILYLRVTNFDKHVTQKAEDFIKKYPKAEGIVLDLRNNPGGLLNQAVGLTNLFVDSGIIVSQKGRNSSENSEYKASRSNKITNLPLAVLVNGGSASASEIVSGSLQDHKRAVVVGENTFGKGSVQIILPVDGKEALRLTIARYYLPSGRTIQAVGVTPDIKVFPGKVPQEESSMFAIKESELKKHLENELTKISDHKKDANLTAKKDETKEDKTILAQAKVNEDMQLKSAIDAIKVLKIK
- the purC gene encoding phosphoribosylaminoimidazolesuccinocarboxamide synthase, whose protein sequence is MEKKELIYEGKGKKMYATDDADLLIAEFKDDLTAFDAQKRGNEAGKGALNNKISTQLFNLLKEKGIETHLVKTLNDTEQLIKKCKIIPLEVVVRNIATGSLTKRLAIPDGTVLPFALVELYYKDDALHDPLVNDEHCLAMGLVKSENDLNRLKHLGREINSVLFKFFADRKLKLVDFKVEFGVDKDGNIILADEISPDSCRFWDADTNEKLDKDRFRQDIGNVKVAYEEVLRRILS
- the purS gene encoding phosphoribosylformylglycinamidine synthase subunit PurS, whose protein sequence is MKAIVNVSLKNGVLDPQGKAVEHALGSLGFNGISNVRVGKQIVLDINAKDKDEAKKALANMCEELLANTVIEDYEIIV
- the purQ gene encoding phosphoribosylformylglycinamidine synthase I, coding for MKVAIVLFPGTNCEADTKYAFDLLGCETEIIWHKQDSINADLIVLPGGFSYGDYLRTAAIAKFSPAMKAVVDHAKKGGYILGICNGFQMLTELKLLDGAMRRNENLSFISKYHHLKVISNKNLFLSNLQEEEIVAMPIAHGEGNFYTDEDTLKSMYDNEQVLLKYCDKDGNDLNPNGSIDSIAGICDKNKKIFGLMPHPERACEKILGGDDGLRMLKGLVC